A genomic stretch from Desulfobacterales bacterium includes:
- a CDS encoding tetratricopeptide repeat protein, giving the protein MVKEESLETLSFEEKENGINAGNGKEVSTSEGASSIYYLHCFLLFCGRFLNKILDAYNGLFDITQKDKVKIYRNISTHYINKGQHKKGLEYLKEWSKLESSNPDAYYQLAIALSASGNKKSALSVLNKVLKLNPQHKGAIFRKSTLQINSKNYKEAVEDLEVLVKLAPDNAKVYYLLGVAYEGINEVEKAITSMQKAVDMAPNELRYNQHLGFLNVRKDDHKTAAKFFTKVMEIERESTQEDEE; this is encoded by the coding sequence ATGGTTAAAGAGGAAAGTCTTGAAACTTTAAGTTTTGAAGAAAAAGAAAATGGTATTAATGCTGGAAATGGAAAAGAAGTTTCTACATCAGAAGGAGCATCTTCAATTTATTACTTGCATTGTTTCTTGCTTTTTTGCGGTCGTTTTTTAAACAAGATACTTGATGCGTATAATGGGCTTTTTGATATTACTCAAAAAGATAAAGTTAAAATTTATCGTAATATAAGCACTCATTATATAAATAAAGGTCAGCATAAAAAAGGACTGGAATATTTAAAAGAATGGTCAAAATTAGAATCTTCTAATCCTGATGCGTACTATCAACTTGCAATAGCATTATCCGCATCTGGTAATAAAAAAAGTGCTCTGTCAGTTCTTAATAAAGTGTTAAAGCTTAATCCTCAACACAAAGGAGCTATTTTTAGAAAAAGCACTCTTCAAATAAATTCAAAAAATTATAAAGAGGCTGTAGAAGACTTAGAAGTATTAGTTAAATTAGCCCCAGATAATGCTAAAGTTTATTATCTTTTAGGAGTTGCCTACGAAGGAATCAATGAAGTAGAAAAAGCTATTACATCTATGCAAAAAGCTGTAGACATGGCTCCTAATGAACTCAGATATAATCAGCATTTAGGATTTTTAAATGTACGCAAAGACGATCACAAAACAGCGGCTAAGTTTTTTACAAAAGTAATGGAAATTGAACGGGAATCAACTCAAGAAGATGAAGAATAA